The following are from one region of the Paenibacillus sp. KS-LC4 genome:
- the sbnA gene encoding 2,3-diaminopropionate biosynthesis protein SbnA — protein MLNNHVLSLVGDTPLVQLTPKHLGYIDLYAKLEYFNPNGSVKDRAAKYIIDKLLHTGEISSNTLIIESSSGNFGISLAAYCKFNNLKFHCVIDPLISPINELLIRSQGAEVTKVTERDANGGYLLNRIQKIEELRQVTADSYWINQYQNPYNAEAYYHSLGEELNKQCERIDYIFIGVSSGGTITGLSQSVKKNFPHCKVIAVDIDGSVLFGGTPKKRFIPGIGSSLVPPILEQAYIDEVVVVNEYDTVMHCRELLKNQYIFAGGSSGSIMAAITSYFAKQTFSVPPAVVGIFCDRGDRYATTIYDDRWVEEVFEQHILSGGDKHALSR, from the coding sequence ATGTTAAATAACCATGTATTAAGTTTGGTTGGAGATACGCCACTGGTCCAATTAACGCCTAAACACCTGGGCTATATTGACTTGTATGCTAAATTGGAGTATTTCAACCCTAATGGAAGTGTGAAGGACCGGGCGGCCAAATATATTATTGATAAGCTGCTTCATACTGGAGAGATTAGCTCAAATACTTTAATTATAGAGTCTTCATCCGGTAATTTTGGAATTTCTCTGGCTGCGTATTGCAAATTTAATAACCTTAAGTTTCATTGCGTGATCGACCCTTTAATTTCACCTATTAACGAGTTGCTTATACGATCTCAGGGTGCCGAGGTTACTAAGGTTACCGAACGAGATGCTAATGGTGGATATCTTCTCAATCGTATTCAGAAAATAGAAGAGTTAAGGCAAGTCACAGCGGATTCTTACTGGATTAACCAGTATCAAAATCCCTATAATGCAGAGGCTTATTATCATTCATTGGGTGAAGAGCTGAATAAACAATGTGAACGAATAGATTATATTTTTATCGGGGTCAGCTCGGGGGGGACAATAACGGGTCTATCCCAAAGTGTCAAAAAGAATTTTCCTCATTGCAAAGTAATTGCTGTAGATATAGACGGCTCTGTTTTATTTGGAGGCACTCCTAAAAAAAGATTCATACCGGGCATTGGCTCCAGTCTTGTACCCCCAATACTGGAGCAAGCTTATATTGATGAAGTAGTGGTTGTGAATGAATATGATACCGTTATGCATTGCCGCGAGTTACTGAAAAATCAGTACATCTTTGCCGGGGGTTCTTCCGGTTCGATTATGGCAGCAATTACATCATATTTTGCTAAGCAAACATTTTCTGTACCTCCTGCTGTAGTGGGCATATTTTGTGATAGAGGCGATCGTTATGCGACAACCATATATGATGATCGTTGGGTCGAAGAAGTGTTTGAACAACATATTTTAAGTGGCGGTGATAAGCATGCTTTATCTAGATAA
- a CDS encoding SDR family oxidoreductase, giving the protein MHSRKHILMTGITGFIGSYLAASFLKQSNPPHIYYLTQDDMDGSKARQAVEFGLEDDSFEIDWESSLTPLICSDFNHSAELSKVLSELEVDEVWHIAAQMSYDYNELPQTVQFNAVTSTHLLNALKHCSRFYFFSSTGVAGLGEGGQHEVPEQLLHQFDVVNPYTLSKILAEYMLSDAASKRGIPLTIIRPGSVIGSSKTGWAGRSRYGYYSYLYPLKKFQNKEMVFYVDIDPDKRFPVIHADHLVELCERLRQREQKTACEIVHAVNEGLWTAREHFRLLEETLNSKLSIDFGAGHEGFNKVYNRMNADNNKFMGVTCTFSMKRLTEALGKGQLPPALSAESLRNVFTGYFKP; this is encoded by the coding sequence TTGCATTCAAGAAAACATATTTTAATGACCGGCATTACTGGCTTTATTGGAAGCTACTTAGCTGCGTCCTTTCTAAAACAATCTAATCCGCCTCATATTTATTATTTAACGCAGGATGACATGGATGGCTCTAAGGCACGTCAAGCTGTTGAATTTGGGCTTGAGGACGACAGTTTTGAAATAGATTGGGAAAGCAGCCTTACCCCTCTTATTTGCTCGGATTTTAATCATTCTGCGGAATTATCGAAGGTGCTGAGCGAGTTGGAGGTAGATGAGGTATGGCATATTGCCGCCCAAATGAGCTATGACTATAATGAATTGCCGCAAACGGTCCAGTTTAATGCAGTTACTTCTACCCATCTGTTAAATGCCCTTAAGCATTGCAGCAGATTTTATTTTTTCTCCAGTACCGGTGTAGCCGGCTTAGGAGAAGGCGGACAACATGAGGTGCCTGAACAGCTGCTGCACCAGTTTGATGTTGTAAACCCCTACACCCTTTCCAAAATATTGGCGGAATACATGCTTTCAGATGCTGCAAGCAAGCGGGGGATTCCTCTCACCATTATAAGGCCGGGTAGTGTCATTGGGAGCAGTAAGACAGGCTGGGCGGGCCGAAGCCGCTATGGATATTATTCCTATTTATATCCGCTAAAGAAATTTCAAAACAAAGAGATGGTTTTTTATGTGGATATTGATCCGGATAAAAGGTTTCCTGTTATTCATGCCGATCATTTAGTTGAGTTATGTGAACGCCTTCGTCAGCGGGAGCAAAAAACGGCTTGTGAAATCGTTCATGCAGTAAATGAGGGATTATGGACGGCGAGGGAGCATTTCAGACTGCTGGAGGAAACGCTGAATAGCAAGCTTTCTATAGATTTCGGGGCTGGGCATGAAGGGTTTAACAAGGTCTACAACAGAATGAATGCGGATAATAACAAATTTATGGGTGTAACATGCACTTTTTCAATGAAGAGGCTAACAGAGGCTTTAGGTAAGGGGCAGTTGCCTCCAGCTTTAAGCGCAGAGAGTTTGAGGAATGTGTTTACAGGATATTTTAAGCCATGA
- a CDS encoding phosphopantetheine-binding protein: protein MYEQIITLIKPYTNLPELPQEELVHLNLNNYGLDSISSINLVLDIETHFNIVYPDELLMFEDMNTLQKLVDAVTSIVNEQTTEGIK from the coding sequence TTGTATGAGCAAATAATAACTCTAATTAAGCCCTATACTAATTTGCCGGAGCTTCCCCAAGAGGAGCTTGTCCATCTAAACTTAAATAACTATGGGCTTGATTCCATCTCATCCATTAATTTAGTGCTGGATATTGAAACACATTTTAATATTGTATATCCAGATGAGCTGCTTATGTTTGAGGATATGAATACGCTGCAGAAGCTTGTGGACGCCGTAACCTCAATTGTAAATGAGCAGACAACGGAGGGGATAAAATGA
- a CDS encoding 2,3-diaminopropionate biosynthesis protein SbnB, with amino-acid sequence MLYLDKTDIDKMGIEWAALISVIEAAAASIESKDYAQPLKPYLRFGDSRNRIIAMPAYIGGDHAAAGIKWVSSFPGNVDKGLPRAHSMLILNNTQTGEPHAVINTALLSTIRTVAITGAFVKSYHDYKPLQAAKVGLIGLGPIGESHYHWLRECYQQEIEQINVFDINRQASIRFKEKYAADERIVIADKWEEAYENCDIVITCTVASKPYIHTRPKAGSLHLNISLRDYGSEFYDRNHTVIIVDDWDEVCREGTSVELMHHESNLQKEEVYTLADVICNKRLTQLPPQTTLHFNPMGMGVFDIAIGNYYLDKAVLQGVGVKL; translated from the coding sequence ATGCTTTATCTAGATAAAACGGACATTGATAAAATGGGAATAGAGTGGGCAGCGTTAATTTCTGTTATTGAAGCTGCGGCGGCAAGCATTGAAAGTAAGGATTACGCGCAACCCTTAAAGCCTTATCTGAGGTTCGGAGATTCACGTAACCGTATTATCGCAATGCCTGCATATATTGGTGGGGATCATGCCGCAGCAGGTATAAAGTGGGTTTCCAGTTTTCCTGGCAATGTGGATAAGGGGCTGCCGCGTGCCCATAGCATGCTGATTTTAAACAATACACAGACGGGTGAGCCTCATGCTGTCATCAATACAGCGTTATTAAGTACGATACGCACAGTAGCAATTACGGGCGCATTTGTTAAAAGCTATCACGATTACAAACCTTTACAAGCAGCAAAGGTAGGATTGATTGGTCTTGGACCTATAGGGGAGAGCCACTACCATTGGCTGCGTGAATGCTATCAGCAAGAAATCGAGCAAATTAATGTGTTTGATATTAATCGGCAAGCTTCGATCCGTTTTAAGGAGAAGTATGCAGCGGATGAGAGAATTGTGATAGCGGATAAGTGGGAGGAGGCTTATGAAAACTGTGACATTGTTATTACTTGCACGGTTGCATCCAAGCCCTATATTCATACCCGCCCGAAAGCAGGTTCGCTGCACTTAAACATTTCATTAAGGGATTATGGCTCTGAATTTTATGACCGCAATCATACGGTTATCATTGTGGATGATTGGGATGAGGTTTGTAGAGAAGGCACAAGTGTAGAGCTCATGCATCACGAAAGCAATTTGCAGAAAGAAGAGGTTTATACACTAGCAGATGTCATTTGTAACAAGCGGTTAACGCAACTGCCACCTCAAACAACGCTTCATTTTAACCCTATGGGCATGGGGGTTTTTGATATAGCTATCGGAAATTATTATTTGGATAAAGCTGTTCTTCAGGGAGTGGGAGTAAAGCTATGA
- a CDS encoding SDR family oxidoreductase, with protein MEAVKRAVVTGGTRGIGKVITERLIAAGYFVDFTFVQSYEHAEELERRYAGKCRGAKVDSRHPEEVRKYIENISSAEPITVLVNNAGITFNALAKEGTWEDFQDTLNINLGGSFHFCKELIPQMNRARNGDIIMISSLASDNVRVGNAYYGTSKAAVNRFTETLAIELARMNIACNIISPGFVETDLVKELLTDEKRRELLKEIPLRRFTLPEEVADAVMFLLGRKPLLIGANIPLGGGGHLR; from the coding sequence GTGGAAGCCGTTAAAAGGGCAGTTGTAACGGGAGGTACGAGAGGAATAGGCAAAGTCATTACTGAGCGATTAATTGCTGCAGGCTATTTTGTAGATTTTACTTTTGTGCAATCCTATGAGCATGCTGAAGAGCTGGAAAGGCGTTATGCAGGCAAATGCAGAGGAGCGAAGGTGGATAGCAGGCATCCTGAGGAAGTACGCAAATATATTGAGAATATTTCTTCAGCGGAACCTATAACTGTTTTAGTGAATAATGCGGGTATCACGTTTAACGCTTTGGCTAAAGAAGGAACATGGGAGGATTTTCAAGACACCTTGAATATTAATTTGGGGGGGAGCTTCCACTTTTGCAAGGAGCTTATCCCACAAATGAATAGAGCGAGGAATGGAGACATTATTATGATTTCCTCGCTTGCCTCCGATAATGTGCGGGTGGGAAATGCCTATTACGGTACTTCCAAGGCTGCAGTAAATCGTTTTACGGAGACGCTGGCAATAGAGCTTGCGAGAATGAACATAGCCTGCAACATAATCTCCCCGGGCTTTGTAGAAACGGATTTGGTTAAAGAGCTGCTTACTGATGAAAAGAGAAGAGAGCTTCTGAAGGAGATTCCACTGCGCCGTTTTACTTTGCCAGAGGAAGTGGCGGATGCGGTCATGTTTTTGCTGGGGAGGAAACCGCTGTTAATAGGTGCCAATATTCCGCTTGGCGGCGGCGGTCACTTACGATAA
- a CDS encoding acyl carrier protein: MTRNDMVVSLKNFLVNDLLVETPIEEIRTDMGLASELNVDSLGFTEIMAHLEDEYNIRISDEEFIPENFKNIDALINLVESKK, translated from the coding sequence ATGACTAGAAATGACATGGTAGTTAGCTTGAAAAACTTTTTGGTAAACGATTTGTTGGTTGAAACACCGATTGAGGAAATTCGTACGGATATGGGCTTGGCGAGCGAGCTAAACGTAGATTCATTAGGCTTTACAGAAATTATGGCCCATTTGGAGGACGAATATAACATTCGTATCTCAGATGAAGAATTTATTCCGGAAAATTTCAAAAACATAGATGCTCTTATCAACCTAGTTGAAAGTAAAAAATAA
- a CDS encoding beta-ketoacyl-[acyl-carrier-protein] synthase family protein, translating to MKAIDISGMSAVTCLGNDLSDIWQQVCEGSSGLRPITLFDTSKSRSSIGGEVSSEPVAQGYDRMLAFSVQAIQSAMINANIDCDYVHSVRAALIIGTSLGHIFDNESGPVVLDDFVEELKIKLGLNIAVLTVSTACSSGTDAIANGGDFIEFLNYDLVICGGVDVLDLYKLMGHSSLHTLSPNKCKPFDQHNDGTSLGEGAAFIILENREALKERGGRRIAELVGRSSTTDTKSVTSPDESGGGAIRAISQALGQSKSGPESVSYVNAHGSATPVNDAMEARVYQELFQTRAIPISSTKAAFGHTLGATGAIEAVIAIFALVHEQAPPTANTTKLHEDWSAANVVFSNQPQPIEKPETAVTVTYGFGGANACLVFLK from the coding sequence ATGAAAGCTATTGATATTAGCGGTATGAGTGCAGTTACCTGTCTAGGCAATGATTTATCTGATATTTGGCAGCAGGTATGTGAGGGATCTAGCGGTTTAAGGCCAATTACATTGTTTGATACTTCAAAAAGCCGCTCCTCTATTGGGGGGGAAGTTTCCAGCGAGCCAGTTGCTCAGGGATATGATAGAATGCTTGCCTTCTCGGTGCAAGCTATTCAGTCAGCTATGATCAATGCGAATATTGATTGTGATTACGTTCATTCTGTTCGAGCAGCGCTTATTATTGGAACAAGCCTGGGGCATATTTTTGATAATGAATCAGGGCCTGTTGTGCTGGATGATTTTGTAGAGGAACTTAAAATCAAGCTTGGCTTGAACATAGCTGTATTAACAGTCTCAACGGCCTGCTCCTCAGGAACGGATGCAATTGCCAATGGCGGCGATTTTATTGAGTTTTTAAATTACGATCTGGTCATTTGCGGCGGGGTAGATGTACTCGATTTATATAAATTAATGGGACATTCTAGTCTGCACACCTTATCTCCTAATAAATGTAAGCCGTTTGACCAGCATAATGATGGAACCTCACTTGGCGAAGGCGCGGCCTTTATCATTTTAGAAAATAGAGAAGCCCTTAAAGAACGTGGTGGGAGGCGCATCGCTGAGCTAGTCGGGCGCAGCAGTACAACCGATACGAAATCAGTTACCTCGCCAGATGAAAGTGGAGGCGGGGCAATAAGAGCAATCAGTCAAGCTCTTGGACAGAGTAAAAGCGGGCCTGAAAGTGTCTCGTATGTAAATGCTCATGGTTCGGCAACTCCAGTTAATGACGCAATGGAGGCAAGAGTATACCAAGAGCTGTTTCAAACAAGGGCTATACCGATTTCCTCCACTAAAGCTGCTTTTGGGCATACACTGGGGGCAACAGGCGCCATTGAGGCTGTTATCGCTATTTTTGCACTCGTTCACGAGCAAGCACCGCCTACAGCAAATACAACAAAGCTGCATGAGGACTGGAGTGCGGCAAATGTCGTTTTTTCTAATCAGCCGCAGCCTATAGAGAAGCCCGAGACCGCAGTTACGGTTACTTATGGCTTTGGCGGAGCTAATGCGTGTCTTGTTTTTCTAAAATAG
- a CDS encoding acyl-CoA dehydrogenase family protein, which yields MTASTEQSLTDLLKTAKGLAVQIENYSHQVDREGKFPEQSVQLLRDNGLMGVLIPHQYGGADVPLDVLVKLCEVISGACLNTGMIWGMHMQQVAILAEYAEDSLKTRLLPRIARGEVYVVSVTSSHNKTGSGFASESAIQKAGSEIKFERNAPTVTGANYGDGYLLTIREDDNKSNLAFVYAERNQLTMDSEPTWDAMGMRGTQSCKLSLTGTVPKDQFINPPGGFASIAHQTMNPIAHIAWVACWLGAVKAGYFKTLKWLRHPENRQAYDLRSSSLIEKLARIRMKIDTVQTYLQAVTQEYSQYRGLEAVDAKTNTQPFKMRINYLKILGSEMLGEAIDELIQLVGLKYGYLKNETLPLERIFRDMRSSRLMLNNANLLLANGSFALLEKNEY from the coding sequence ATGACTGCTAGTACAGAGCAATCCTTAACAGATTTATTGAAGACAGCTAAGGGCTTGGCGGTGCAAATAGAAAATTATTCACACCAGGTTGATAGGGAGGGCAAATTCCCAGAGCAATCTGTACAGCTGCTGCGGGACAACGGCTTAATGGGTGTTTTAATTCCTCATCAATACGGGGGTGCAGATGTACCGCTGGATGTGCTGGTTAAACTCTGTGAAGTCATTTCGGGTGCTTGTTTAAATACAGGGATGATATGGGGCATGCATATGCAGCAGGTGGCTATTTTGGCGGAATATGCTGAAGATAGCTTAAAAACCCGATTGTTGCCACGAATTGCAAGGGGCGAGGTGTATGTGGTCTCAGTCACTTCCAGTCATAACAAAACGGGCAGCGGCTTTGCGTCAGAATCAGCAATTCAGAAAGCGGGTAGTGAAATTAAATTTGAAAGAAATGCACCGACCGTTACCGGGGCTAATTATGGAGATGGATACCTGCTCACTATCCGCGAGGATGATAATAAATCAAATTTGGCCTTTGTATATGCAGAACGCAACCAGTTGACAATGGATTCTGAACCTACCTGGGATGCAATGGGAATGCGGGGTACACAAAGCTGCAAGCTTTCACTCACCGGTACCGTTCCTAAAGATCAGTTTATTAATCCTCCAGGGGGCTTTGCAAGCATTGCCCATCAGACCATGAATCCCATTGCCCATATAGCGTGGGTTGCTTGCTGGCTCGGAGCGGTTAAAGCAGGTTACTTTAAGACGCTTAAATGGCTGCGCCATCCTGAGAACCGCCAGGCATATGATCTTCGATCAAGCTCCCTTATTGAGAAGCTAGCCCGCATTCGGATGAAGATTGATACTGTTCAAACTTATTTACAGGCTGTTACACAAGAATATAGCCAATATCGCGGCCTAGAGGCTGTAGATGCCAAGACTAATACTCAGCCGTTTAAAATGAGAATCAATTATTTAAAAATTTTAGGTTCTGAAATGCTGGGTGAGGCCATTGATGAGCTCATTCAATTAGTTGGCTTGAAATACGGCTATTTGAAAAATGAAACGCTGCCTCTTGAGAGAATATTCCGTGATATGCGTTCATCCAGACTGATGCTTAATAATGCGAATTTGCTGTTGGCTAATGGAAGCTTTGCTTTGTTGGAAAAAAACGAATACTAA
- a CDS encoding amino acid adenylation domain-containing protein, producing MKDSKQFLNIFDEQMQRRLNDYSKGENVPIPDLVVGFSAILAASYTSHETIVVDCAGAGFGEKGFHSYTFQRKNLLGQSLKILCKDITVQNSRPSGIAAELDESCKVLMSVGEDQRTTSLSEQGYSWSLQFHQHNPSYLEIVLNQLVFPIPIEKDMLAHYWSIVNRILDSKAETVMELVELSTEQRQQIIEDFQSSRDWGEDIQKTYSELFEQQAKRTPDSIALIYDEEQLTYQEVNEKANQLARYFIENGLHPAAFVAVYMERSPLLVICMLAIWKAGAVYIPLDPEYPATRTEMIIEDCIPVLLIASGQVDLKVPSAVKTINLKAALEESEIYSKLNILLNVSADDLSYIIYTSGSTGRPKGVMIEHKGMNNHLFGKIADLHINSSSIIAQNASHCFDISIWQLLAALLLGGKTVIYSNRLIKQIHQFIARIAADKVQILEVVPSYLSVMLDWLARRPADFPNLKFVMVTGEALSLNLVKRWKEHYPAIDMVNAYGPTEASDDITHCFMSSQISPDVVPIGKPLYNMKVLVLDNTNHLCKIGVKGEIVVAGIGVGRGYYSQEDKTNAAFVHFNHLNAEHTEERFYRTGDIGCWTTEGDLLYFGRVDHQVKVRGFRIELSDIDIAVCRYAGVKEAITVVRTDERGNKQLEAFVTVTAELNKELLLEYLGGQLPGYMIPAQITTLEQFPLTVNGKIDRAQLINFTSEVGEQLV from the coding sequence ATGAAGGATAGCAAGCAATTCCTAAATATTTTTGATGAGCAAATGCAAAGACGACTAAACGATTACTCAAAGGGTGAAAATGTACCAATTCCCGATTTAGTAGTGGGATTCTCTGCGATTTTAGCTGCAAGCTATACAAGTCATGAGACGATTGTCGTGGATTGTGCAGGAGCAGGCTTTGGCGAAAAAGGTTTCCATTCCTATACTTTTCAAAGAAAGAATCTGTTAGGGCAGTCGTTAAAAATCCTCTGCAAAGATATTACCGTACAGAATAGTAGGCCAAGCGGCATAGCAGCTGAACTAGATGAAAGCTGTAAAGTGCTCATGAGTGTTGGGGAAGATCAGAGAACGACTAGTCTTTCTGAGCAAGGGTATTCCTGGTCTCTGCAATTTCATCAGCACAATCCTTCTTATTTGGAAATAGTGTTGAATCAGCTCGTATTTCCTATCCCTATTGAGAAGGACATGCTAGCTCACTACTGGAGTATTGTTAATCGGATTTTAGATTCCAAAGCTGAGACTGTAATGGAGCTTGTAGAGCTCTCCACTGAGCAGCGACAACAGATAATAGAGGATTTTCAATCGTCCAGAGATTGGGGAGAGGACATACAAAAGACCTACTCCGAGTTGTTCGAGCAACAGGCAAAGCGGACGCCAGATTCAATCGCACTTATATATGACGAAGAACAGTTAACCTATCAAGAGGTGAACGAGAAGGCGAACCAGCTGGCACGTTATTTTATTGAAAATGGATTGCATCCGGCTGCTTTTGTAGCTGTATATATGGAGCGTTCCCCTTTGTTGGTAATCTGTATGCTGGCTATTTGGAAGGCAGGGGCAGTCTATATTCCATTAGACCCGGAATACCCAGCTACACGGACTGAAATGATCATAGAGGATTGTATACCGGTCCTGCTTATCGCGAGCGGCCAAGTAGATTTAAAAGTCCCATCAGCGGTGAAGACGATTAACCTCAAGGCTGCGTTAGAAGAAAGTGAGATATATTCTAAGCTAAATATCCTATTGAATGTTTCAGCGGATGATTTGTCCTACATCATTTACACCTCCGGTTCTACAGGACGTCCCAAGGGAGTCATGATTGAACACAAAGGAATGAACAATCATCTATTTGGGAAAATAGCTGATTTGCACATTAATTCTTCAAGTATTATAGCTCAAAATGCTTCCCACTGTTTTGATATTTCCATATGGCAGCTTCTCGCAGCATTATTGCTTGGAGGCAAAACCGTTATTTACAGCAATCGGCTAATTAAACAAATTCATCAGTTTATTGCTCGTATTGCTGCAGATAAGGTGCAAATATTGGAGGTCGTTCCATCTTATTTGTCTGTCATGCTGGATTGGCTAGCAAGAAGACCCGCAGATTTTCCGAATTTAAAATTTGTAATGGTAACTGGAGAGGCTTTGTCTCTTAACCTGGTAAAAAGATGGAAGGAGCATTATCCAGCTATTGATATGGTTAATGCATATGGCCCGACAGAGGCATCAGATGATATAACTCATTGTTTTATGAGTAGTCAAATAAGCCCAGATGTAGTTCCAATAGGTAAGCCATTGTATAACATGAAGGTGCTTGTGCTCGATAATACCAATCATCTTTGCAAAATAGGGGTTAAAGGTGAAATTGTGGTTGCTGGCATAGGAGTAGGTAGAGGGTATTATAGCCAGGAGGACAAGACGAATGCAGCATTTGTTCACTTCAATCATTTGAATGCAGAGCACACAGAGGAACGCTTCTATAGGACAGGTGATATAGGCTGTTGGACAACCGAAGGAGACCTACTCTATTTTGGTAGAGTGGACCATCAAGTAAAGGTTAGGGGTTTCAGAATTGAGCTTTCGGATATAGATATCGCCGTTTGCAGATACGCAGGAGTAAAGGAAGCTATTACGGTTGTTAGGACGGATGAGAGAGGGAATAAACAGCTAGAGGCATTTGTAACCGTGACCGCTGAACTGAATAAAGAGCTGCTATTGGAGTATTTAGGCGGTCAGCTGCCGGGCTATATGATACCCGCACAAATAACAACACTCGAGCAATTTCCTTTAACTGTAAATGGAAAAATTGATCGAGCCCAGCTAATAAATTTCACTTCGGAAGTAGGTGAACAGCTTGTATGA
- a CDS encoding enoyl-ACP reductase, translating to MKLLEGKRGLVTGVVNHRSIAWGIAKLFHEQGATLGFTYHREKKWVEKLASSIDADFVENCDVSDDEQIKRVCDLFGSRYESVDFIIHAIAYADGNELAGGVINTSRQGFLHTMNVSAYSIIPFCQYSRPYFREGSSIISLSYLGAERVCAGYNVLGIAKAALETTCKYLASDLGGEQVRVNAISAGPIRTLAAFGLPNFKEMVEKRAGQSPLKRNVTQEDVAKTALYLASDLASGTTGEIIHVDAGYNIMGTWTEEVPCT from the coding sequence ATGAAGCTGCTGGAAGGAAAACGTGGTCTTGTTACAGGTGTAGTTAATCACCGTTCCATTGCATGGGGAATTGCAAAATTATTTCATGAGCAGGGCGCAACCCTTGGATTTACGTATCATCGTGAAAAGAAATGGGTAGAAAAGCTTGCTTCGTCCATTGACGCGGATTTTGTTGAAAACTGTGATGTATCCGACGACGAGCAGATTAAGCGAGTATGCGATTTGTTTGGCAGTCGCTATGAATCCGTTGATTTTATTATACATGCGATTGCCTATGCTGATGGAAACGAGCTAGCGGGAGGAGTAATTAATACTTCAAGACAGGGCTTTCTTCATACGATGAATGTGTCCGCATATTCTATCATCCCTTTTTGTCAGTATAGCCGTCCGTATTTTAGAGAGGGCTCCTCTATTATCTCTCTTTCTTACTTGGGTGCTGAAAGGGTATGTGCAGGATACAATGTGCTTGGCATAGCCAAAGCGGCATTGGAAACAACCTGCAAATATTTAGCCTCTGACCTAGGAGGGGAACAGGTTAGGGTAAATGCAATTTCTGCTGGACCGATTCGGACGCTTGCTGCATTTGGCCTGCCTAATTTTAAGGAAATGGTTGAAAAAAGAGCGGGGCAAAGCCCTCTTAAAAGGAATGTGACACAAGAGGATGTAGCCAAGACAGCTTTATACCTTGCTAGTGATTTAGCTAGTGGAACTACTGGGGAAATTATACATGTTGACGCGGGCTACAATATTATGGGCACGTGGACTGAGGAAGTGCCATGTACTTAA
- a CDS encoding beta-ketoacyl synthase N-terminal-like domain-containing protein → MPLKLFASVIVTFQGYGLEGLQKSFECEMPAEPHILRPEALRGHVSKIDPATELSASAAVAMREKLPRIDNERIGIILGTRAGNHVLARQYGDRIRRQASSPVLFSTSGYSICAGLAAFSAKINGPSLVIAGKQSNWADCLIVASNYIARGDADMIWVGQVEVTEDGKHGICGLTALAKLQEDDDAQTVKVHFADSDRFIFNDSAAATLQKQGLAASFLPTGLDHLHDCIETCLLTNEDSEALVYNSQFGRRVIVQRGLL, encoded by the coding sequence ATGCCTTTAAAATTATTTGCTTCTGTTATCGTGACCTTTCAGGGCTATGGGCTGGAGGGGCTGCAAAAAAGCTTTGAATGCGAAATGCCCGCCGAGCCGCATATTCTTCGTCCTGAAGCTTTGAGAGGACATGTATCAAAAATAGACCCTGCCACAGAATTATCTGCTTCAGCAGCTGTGGCAATGAGAGAAAAGCTTCCGCGAATAGACAATGAGCGTATAGGTATTATTTTAGGCACAAGGGCTGGCAATCATGTTCTGGCTCGGCAATATGGTGACCGAATTCGCCGTCAAGCTAGCTCGCCGGTTCTTTTTTCGACCTCTGGCTACAGCATCTGTGCCGGGCTTGCTGCATTTTCGGCTAAAATAAATGGTCCATCACTAGTCATAGCGGGAAAGCAAAGCAATTGGGCAGATTGCCTCATAGTTGCTAGCAACTACATAGCACGTGGCGATGCAGATATGATATGGGTCGGGCAGGTAGAAGTTACAGAAGACGGGAAGCATGGGATTTGTGGACTGACTGCTTTGGCCAAGCTGCAAGAGGATGACGATGCCCAGACTGTGAAGGTTCATTTTGCGGATAGTGATCGTTTCATATTCAATGACTCTGCTGCTGCAACGCTGCAAAAACAAGGACTGGCGGCTTCGTTCCTTCCTACAGGACTTGACCATCTTCATGATTGCATCGAAACCTGCTTATTAACGAACGAAGACAGCGAAGCGCTTGTCTATAATAGTCAGTTTGGAAGACGAGTAATCGTGCAGAGAGGTTTATTATGA